The sequence GTACAACGTGTTAACTGGATAACTTTTGAACTAAACGAAGGATTACGGAAATACTCAATATAATTTTAAACATTGCGAATGTAAAGGATTGAATTACCTCATTAGCCAATCAACTAATGAGTATTTCAACGAAAGGAAAGGATAACAAAAAAGATTACCGTGTTTCCACAAGGATGGCTTCTTTCACCCTTCTTTTTCCCACTGTACATATACAATCGTCGTTTACGTATTTAACTAGGAATTATACTGTACAAATTGTCCGGAAATGTTCGTTTTGCTTCCTATTGCAATCATTAATATGTGTCTTACTTAGCAAATTTAGATGGTCAACAACAGAAAGgccacaattaattaattatattctcGGTGTTTCTGTGTGCTTGGTGAAATTCATTTACTCTTCTATCACGTACCAGTTGCAAAACACACTTCGTACAATTCACCAGCGTGTAAAAGTATGAAAGTAAACTTTCTGATCCTTCCCAGGTCCTTTTGAAAGTCAGATGTCGGAGTCTACGAAGAAGACTACGTTATACTCGTTCTGAACACTGGAGCAAGACGTCATTCACGCGTTATTCGAGCTAATAAAGAAAAAGTTTGTTGTCTCGCCCCTGAGGGCCAGAATAGAAAGCATATAGATTatgagttcgaacccaccacctcacCAATTCCAGATGACTGCCGTAGGCCAAAGAATCGTTAAGGAAGTGTGCAAAATGTACTCGGAACATACTATCAACAGCGTTAAAGAACTTGTTTCGATATCCGACCCTACTGTCAATGGATACCTTCATGACCGTAATTTTACGTTGTTATTCGAGATGAAGGAACTGCTAGGCAACACTGAACGTACTGGGTCTGTTCCGGGAGAGACGAATATTTATTTAACATGAGCTCTTATTCCGAATTGAATTGCAGACACATCTACATGTTACTTGCTCCATCGGCCCCCTGTAAACCGCTGCTGTTGGCGTATTTCTTCTATCAGACCTCATCTGTTAGAGGTTAGAAAAGGCTAAGAGATGAAGGGCAGAAAGATATGTGGGAAGAGTAAGTATTTCACCACTAGGTCACTTAGAATGTGCTGCTATCAGCCGGAAGTAAAAAGGTGGTAACATAGGCCAACATTAATTCAGCTTTTTACCACTAGCTCACATAGAATGCGCTGATATCGCAAGGAGAAATAAGTGGTGATTTTGGAGCAGGGCCCACCAGCCGGAAATAAAAAAGTggtaatttaaattaatcttttcGCCACTGGGTCAATTAAATTGGGCTGCATTAAGGCGTAAATAGAAAAGGGTGGTAATACATATTCGTTCAACTTCTCACCACTAGCTCACGTAGAATGCACTGCAATCGCACATCAAGAGGAAAAGCGTCATTGGCAGCCTCTTATTGAGCATTCTCCTTTCCAGAGGTCAGTGAGAGAAAAGGTAATTGCACTTCGTCTTAGTTCCTAAATAGAgatgttggcagccttgtgcaccgcgtGAACGTATCGGGGATACGGTGAGCCATTGCAGTGATATTGCATGAACAGGACTGAAGTAGTGCTGTTTATTTAAATACATCACCACTTCGTTCATGCCTTGCGATCGAGCCTCTGCTCAGACTGAAATGTTATACGAAGGAAGGATTATACATATCCCTGAGCCGGAAAAATGGTATGATGGCGTATTGTCCATCACTAAGAATATATCATTTATTACAGTCAGTCGCTACAACGTTGAAAGTCGCAAAATGGACGACTGAATCTTTCAGAACAACTCGATATGGAAATTTCATTTATGAGGACCAAGGCTCACTGTTCATTTTCAAAAGAATAATCAGTTTTTGAGTAACTTCTCCTTTTTCAAATCCAAGGGTGTAAGTTTAGAGTTAACGGTACCCAAAGTATATCAAGCTGCAGTCCTTGagattttaaatataataattaataatggacAAAGCGCAGAAATAAGAACCACATCTGTATATGAACTACTACATGCAGCTTGCATTCAGTAGACTGAGTGAACACACAGTGATATGTCATACGTTGATTGAAAAAGAAGGGgaattctattttaattattttctctttCAAATATTAATCATAACATTCCGTAAGTATGATTGTAACGCAGAAATTTGCTATAAATTCTAACTATTTCACCGAATGTTTTCAAGAATATGTCGCGTACATGAAACAGACAGGAGGCATTTTCTATGAATACGCCTTGATATTTCTACATACGCTATGAGCACGACAATCTGTAAAATTTCACAAATTAAATCCTACTTTCATAATATATAAATCTATTTCTTCGTTTTAGTTATTAAAAGTATGCCAATATAATTTGTTTTCCTGAAAACATTAGTTTTGGTCATTACCTGGTTCCCATGATCAGGTATTCTGTTGAGTTCAATGATTTCATAGCCTCTGTTTAAGGGTCATTTGTCTGccagatttttttaaatatactgagAGGTCTACGGGTCTCCCGTACAAACGTATAAGCATAATGAATAAAATGCAATGTCAGGCGATTTAGGCGGCCACTAGATACATTTCTATAGGTCTATAATGTGtgtttctttgtttacatcaggtcgCCCATGGAAAAGGCATCATCTCACCTACATCGTCCTTAACAATCCGCCCAGCCTGTCTTTCTCTACAGTGAATCGCATAATAGCACAAGCCTTCAAGATGTGGTCGGACCAAGCGGATCTTACATTTACCCGAGTATCGGACCCCTACAAGGCTGACTTCAAGATGGAGTTCGTTGCAGGGAGACATGGGGACTTTTTCCCCTTCGAGGGACCTGGAGGATATTATGGGCATGCTTCTCCCCCTCCGAGTGGAATAGTGCATTTCGACATTGAGGAGTTCTGGACTGACCGTAGGAGGGATGGTGAGTATCATTCATTTAGAGCAATACACCTGCAATCTCACAAGATGCATATAAAGAACTAGCATgcacccgcggcttcgcccgcacTTGTTAATTAAATCGCTACATGCTTTAAACCATTTTTTAAAGGCAAAAAGAACTTTAGGCCTATGTATATTAAAAGCCATCGTTTATACATAAATTGCTTGAATTACATTGCGAAGAATTACCCAGtaataaccggaataacattgccgtggcgaagcttgtgtagtacacatttctgctgctcattgccagttcagtcccgcctgtgttgtcgacctggctcATTCTGTTTTTTGCTACCGCTATTTTGCACTTTTATCGTTTTTTATGATAGCATGTTTAAGTGAATAATGTGCAGCTGTGATATTTTGTGTTCTACTCGGTAAGAAGGCCCGATATGAGGCACACAGGAGACTGGTTCTTCCACCACGACAACGCACTTGCGCACACAGCCATCTCgttagacagtttttggctaaaaatcgCATGGTTCAGCAGCTCCACGCACCTTGCTCGCTTGACTTGGCTCCGTGCGACTTTCACTTATTTCACGCAGGAAGAGGGGCATAAAAGGACCCCAACTTGACAATAAAGAAGAGGTCAAGAAGAAAACGAGGGAGAAGCTGTCAGCCATTTCTGAAGATGTCTGCGGAAAATGTTTCGAGCAGTGGTTGCACGGGTAGGACGAATATATtcgttgtaatggagagtattttgaaagggATAAGGTTATTTTGTAAAAATTTGAAAATACATAGCTCTTAAAGAAAGTCCGACATCACTTTCTTCACTGAGAGTTGTGTTCCATAGCAGACGAAAGGGGCATTCATAAtcctgagcagtgttgccaacttagtggattttccgctaaatttggcggaattagaagactgtcgggggagaaatatatcatttagcggacagcggaatttttggtggaattctagatttattatagcggaattgagtgttttatccattttacgttctttttaaatttgtactccagtctgtctccgagcttttccgtatttcttgtcaggtgctagcagtcacatgaggaaaacctgTTGTTTGGATTTTATGTTATGAGATCGTAGTATCAtacatttgtaatgcgtggggaaagggtacttatctctcagttgacgaatgacaacagataacgaaactgtgagagagtagcatttatatttatgctgtgaaggaagaccgtttaatgaactagcctgttctgtgtgtggttcctgaggtaggggattcacctagtttgcacccggcactaaagcgcctacaagttttagctcgcccgCTCGCAGgaagggggttaatcccagtgaaacttacagatcaggtgagtacagacatttacttttattattattactattattattattattgttcatttttattgctcattatttgatatcggatttcttggcggaattttagcggatttctCGTAGTATTTaggggatcttgaaaatataagttggcaacactgatcctgAGAAGGGTAATTGGTGTCACAACCGTCTGCTCCAAGATATTCGAGGGTAGTCCAGGCGACTGCAATTTGTttaaaagctctgtcgtgtagttgacaccCTCATCTATATCGCGTGTCCTGTCGCTAGACTTGTGCACTTGTAGAATGTCGactaattcttgtaaaagttgatgCTCACAGCTTCATTTCTCGGAGGAAGAATTGCTGTTTGTCACAGCCATGCGTGACAATTTCTAATGAATGAAACGAATATCGGGTAAATGTCgagaaaataaataattgaaacgataaaaaTTAATACAATAATTAATGAAGTCATGTCTTGACCCGTACGAAGATTCATCTAAGAATACACCTCTGTTAAGAATAAAGCTCTGCTTGCCACAGTTTTGGTTGGACATCGCACAAAgacagaagacagacagacagacagacagacctactgaatatggctcctcatATTGGGGAcctaaaatggcttcctacgccatggacttataATGACTCATTGACTTGTATTGCACGTTTCCTAGCGACGGTGAATGTATGCTTTTTATCCTGGTGACTGCACGATGgattattaatataataaatatatttccgtttaATTTTCCACAAATGCAAGacttttcctgtactattgagacgatatGGACATAAACCGTACCTTTTAATTACCTCTGGTTTAAGAGTTTGAGTTTTGTGAGACATACACgttagtgttttatatatatactagcgtaCTCGTGCGATAACTCTCGCATGTGAAGGTCCGCTTCCCCACTCTCACCCCCCATTTTCTCCCACATCCGTATGAAGGGTGAATTTGTCTCTGACTTACTAAGCTTCTTTGCATACAATGTTTGATTTAGTATCATTGGTATCGAGTACCATTTAACCGTAACTACCCCGGTGTGTTATGCatgagttaaaacaaacatgagtcaTTATTTCCATTAGAATGTCAAACCTCACCAAACCAAGCATCGGTCAAATATTCCCGGACACTCAATGACAGGTCGAACCAcgtattttcatatcccctcccgAACTCCTCCTCTCTGAAGCTATCTGGCCAAGTTTTGAAGCACTCGCTACGTTATCCTAAGCTGATTACACGACAGACTATGCCAAGCTCGGTCGCACGACTCCTACGACTTGATGACAAACGTATGCTTGAGCATACATGCAtatatccataatcttggtcatctTGGACGTTCCGACTGGAGCTGAACTCTGACTTAAACGGCTTCCAGATCCTCTCGgggaccttgaaaactatggactcgacatTAATATCTGTGTGTTAGAGGTTTCTTGCCCCAATTTCGTTTTTGTTTGAGATAGCAAGTCGTACGTGtagcaagtttggttgagagctatgctggaacatacgaaCTTTCATCGGTAATCTCGATCAATTCTGACGTATTCTTTCCCGCTCCTTCTCACCACAGTGCCCGTGAGGCTGATCGTggacctcagcgaccccaaaactacgGATTGTACATGaatataggtcgttttctattatttctgTACTTCAACACATATCCATCCCCCgaccaaaggagtcctatgagtgtctttcACAACAGTTTTGGTTGACTGCTATTCCAAAacttacatgcataatctcgctgctgtagaatcttagAGCTGACGTTGCCGTGGTTACGGAAGTACATTCTTTTATctgattcctatagcaggggtagtgcggtgccagtatctccataacggttggttttaggaccttaaaacatggttttagaGCCAGCAGTGttaccgagtttcgttctttgcatcaaggagctttgtctcgtccttgtacgacaaaatcgatatttcgcctatattagcctattattttaaatCTCCCCCCACCCCTCCGGCGCCATCCACCACTAGGAAtgcttgaaaataaaatacagcacatGTCCCTCAggaataatgtatatttacattagtaaaataagttTTAGAATCGGTCCACTGGTTTCTGAGATTACCTTCCAGATATACAcgaactcacaaaattcgcactctctcctTATTATATTAGGGTAGatgtattacataaaataaatatatttccgtttgATTTCCAAGAAATGTAAGATTCTTCCtctactattgagacgatttggaagattttatAAAACCCGAATCTTTTAACTCCTTCTGGTTTTGTGAAACATACGCATTAGAGTTGTATGCATATAGATAGATAACACCCTATAGTAAATTCACTGTGCGGACCTAGGATATTGAATGTACATATGATCTCGTGATTAcgttttgtttatttgttagtcACTAACGGACAAACGTTCACATTAAGCTGCAGTACATTTAACTAAGTTTCGACACAGTGATCTTTTAACAGCAGTTGTAGTATATATTGAGCACAGACTTGGGGTAGTACATAATGCACAAGTACTTAGTTGATAATTGTTTCAGACTAGTCAAAATGTTTAACTGTATCCTCGTTTAATTCCACAACCCCTGTCtttaaataatcagaaaattaGTCTGACCATAGTTTTTCTGCTTTCTCCTAttctcctcttaccctccatgacagattCTGTTATTCTACTAAGTATCCGGAAAATCCACAGCTACtttgcagtcattcgaccaggtcaggaatggaatgaatgttattcccatctagcggcgaggttaggaattgttccggctgtcgaagcttgtcgcactcctctggggcaatgattaatgactgacagatgaaaagaaatgatattggagagtgttgctggaaagaaatatgacagggaaagccggagtacccggaggaaatcctgccctccccctctctgctttgtccatcacaagtctcatatggagtgaccgggatcgaACCGCCGAACCTATCCACCCCCGCAATTCATCTTGCACCTAAACCAGCTTTCGTTTACCGCTTCATCCATCCAATTCAATCGTACTTTATCCTTCGTCTCCTCACTTCCAGTATCCTCCTGCCTCCTGATCGTAGCAGCGATTATTCTCAATACTACCAAGTATTCTACTTacgaataagataacctgagtccacgcaaatttcacttccgtacagcaaacTTGATCTGAATAGAGACCGATATAAAGTTaatttacagggcgagttggccgtgcgcgttgaggcgcgcggctgtgagcttgcatccgggagatagtaggttcgaataccactatcggcagccctgaagaaggttttccgtggtttcctattttcacatcaggcaaatgctggggctgtaccttaattaaggccacggccgcttccttccaactcctaggcttttcctttcccatcgtcgccataagacctatctatgtcggtgcgacgtaaagcccttagcaaaaaaaaagttaatttcgttcgggagctgattttttcttacagaacactgttgattgcaactgtaagctcaccgcattagcttttCTGTAAAATGATTCAGTCTCACTTCCTTTACTACTGTGCTGAGAGAttacacagcctaaatacttggaatgatctacctgttccatcaTTGTACTTTTTTTAAATTAGTAGTAACTGTTGCAAAAGTCCTCCCTCGAAGAAGCCTGCATCTGCAGACAGTTAACAGGAAAAACATGGGCCATTATTGCTGCTATCACCAATTTATAACTTTCACCCTCAGAGTACACCGattaacaaccccccccccccaacatcagTAACACTGACTTCACCGACCATCCCCTATTATTATCCTTTCTTCCTTACAGAATATCCTATTCGTTATTCTGATTCTTATTGATAGAAGCAATTAAATGTCACCACAAGGACCTCCGAGTGTTTTTTTTTCTGATTCCTAATAAATTTAATGTTTTAGGTGTTAGCTTACTCCGAACCGCTGTTCACGAGATCGGACATGCCCTGGGTCTGGGCCATTCCAGTGAGAGATACGCAGCCATGTACGAAACTGACATTGGATATATTCCCAACTTCAGGCTGCATCCCGATGACATCGCAGGCATACGAGTGAGTACAATATTATCAGGATATGACTTGTACAGTTACTGAAATTCTTGTTTCAAATTCTCATCATTTCGAAGTACACTACTGTCACCTACAAGCGACCTTCAACATCCCTTGAGGTCAGTAACCTTTCGCATAGAAGATACCCAGCAATCCACACAGACCTCTTGGATTGCTTCAACACCTAGGTTTATTCATTCATTACGAAAATAACTGAAATGCCTACGCTTCCTCACACATATTCAGTTTTCAATTCTGAGTAATTTTCACTAAATTTATCTCGAAATTTTCTACGCTGTGAGACAAAATACTTGCAAAGTTATCACACATTTAAATGACTCTCAGGATATATACATTTCCATAAATTATCTTTATTCATCACGAAAAATATGGGTGCTAATCCTGACCCTTGTGGTACTTCAGTTACTAAATAATACTCAATCTATTAATATTTACTCCTCACTTTGTACAACACGGATTTTTCTAAATGTTGAAAGTCTATTAGTGTATTCCACTCTCAATTTCAGAGCGATGTTAAAGACACTGACATTTCTTGACAGTAACAATATGGGCCCCTCGTTCTGATTTACAGAGCCTGTACGGTCCTCCTTTACACAGACGCAGAGGCTAAAATCCAGGACGGATGAGGCAAGGGAACAACAGGAACA is a genomic window of Anabrus simplex isolate iqAnaSimp1 chromosome 14, ASM4041472v1, whole genome shotgun sequence containing:
- the LOC137503020 gene encoding macrophage metalloelastase-like; the protein is MCVSLFTSGRPWKRHHLTYIVLNNPPSLSFSTVNRIIAQAFKMWSDQADLTFTRVSDPYKADFKMEFVAGRHGDFFPFEGPGGYYGHASPPPSGIVHFDIEEFWTDRRRDGVSLLRTAVHEIGHALGLGHSSERYAAMYETDIGYIPNFRLHPDDIAGIRSLYGPPLHRRRG